A DNA window from Chryseobacterium scophthalmum contains the following coding sequences:
- the murG gene encoding undecaprenyldiphospho-muramoylpentapeptide beta-N-acetylglucosaminyltransferase has translation MNKKLKVLLSGGGTGGHIFPAIAIADEIKKRFPDAEFLFIGANGKMEMEKVPQAGYKIEGIDIAGIDRGNMLSNLGLPFKILKSLSKSKRIIKNFAPDFAVGTGGFASGPALYEASKMGIPIFIQEQNAHAGVTNKILSKKAKAVFTAYPKVEGFPAEKIKFLGNPIRENIVSGMQESSSAKEKLGLDKNKLTILSVGGSLGSRTLNNGWKENLDQLKEKGYQLIWQTGKLDYSELSNESRISNLESQIQIKEFIKDMETAYSAADVIVSRAGAIAISELAVAQKPVLLIPFPFAAEDHQTKNAMNLVEKNAAKMVKDSEMQEKFWNTLSEICENENVRKEMSENLKYFAKPNAAKEIVDEIFNKL, from the coding sequence ATGAACAAAAAACTAAAAGTATTGTTATCCGGAGGCGGAACAGGAGGACACATCTTCCCGGCAATCGCTATTGCAGACGAAATCAAGAAAAGATTTCCTGATGCAGAGTTTTTGTTCATTGGAGCCAACGGAAAAATGGAAATGGAAAAAGTTCCGCAAGCTGGCTACAAAATAGAGGGAATTGACATTGCAGGAATCGATAGAGGAAATATGTTATCAAATCTAGGTTTGCCTTTCAAGATTTTGAAAAGTTTATCTAAATCTAAAAGAATAATTAAAAATTTTGCTCCCGATTTTGCTGTGGGAACGGGTGGTTTTGCAAGCGGACCGGCTTTGTATGAAGCCAGTAAAATGGGAATTCCGATTTTTATTCAGGAGCAGAATGCACATGCAGGAGTGACGAATAAAATTTTAAGTAAAAAAGCGAAAGCCGTGTTTACAGCCTACCCAAAAGTAGAAGGTTTTCCGGCTGAAAAAATAAAGTTTTTAGGAAATCCGATTCGTGAGAACATCGTTTCAGGAATGCAGGAATCTTCTTCGGCTAAAGAAAAATTAGGTTTAGATAAAAATAAACTGACCATTTTATCAGTTGGCGGATCTTTAGGCTCAAGAACATTAAACAACGGTTGGAAAGAAAATCTTGATCAACTTAAAGAAAAAGGATATCAATTAATCTGGCAAACCGGAAAATTGGACTATAGTGAATTGAGCAACGAATCTCGAATCTCGAATCTCGAATCTCAAATCCAAATAAAGGAATTCATCAAAGACATGGAAACTGCTTATTCGGCGGCAGATGTCATTGTTTCAAGAGCTGGAGCGATCGCCATTTCAGAATTGGCGGTAGCACAGAAACCTGTTTTATTGATTCCTTTTCCATTTGCGGCGGAAGATCATCAAACCAAAAATGCGATGAATCTGGTTGAAAAAAATGCAGCTAAAATGGTAAAAGATTCTGAAATGCAGGAGAAATTCTGGAATACATTATCAGAGATCTGTGAAAACGAAAATGTAAGAAAAGAAATGTCTGAAAATCTGAAATATTTTGCCAAACCCAATGCGGCAAAGGAGATTGTAGATGAGATATTTAATAAACTGTAA
- a CDS encoding FtsW/RodA/SpoVE family cell cycle protein, translating into MNTKRMNEQNIEESRFEFLKGDKVLWMVILVISIFSIFPVYSASSNLEYIVNNGTTTGHVMKHMFFVVLGLAIMRLVGTVKYEYMGKLSSIMLGLMIILLIVTMFTGQTIDGASASRWLKIPGTPISFQPSSFAFLMLIIYLCRYLTKKITRERLPIENIMYIFGPILLVFVLVAKDNGSTALMILMVSVIVLIIGQLDWKYIAGFISASFVAIALFLLIALNTNMIGGNRVHTWMSRIETFTSSKAKSADVDDESVKAKNYQVMQAKAAIVHGGITGMGPGKSALKQMLPQSASDFIFAVIVEEYGLIGAGFLISMYLIMIVRIVMIASKMPAFFGSLLVLSLGVMIFIQLAVNIAVAVNLIPVTGQPLPLISYGGTSMLVTYIQLGIILNISSRIQIYDEEGMGKKQSIVEINDIA; encoded by the coding sequence ATGAATACGAAACGTATGAACGAACAGAATATAGAAGAAAGCAGATTCGAATTTCTAAAGGGTGATAAAGTACTTTGGATGGTCATTCTTGTGATCTCCATTTTCTCTATTTTCCCGGTTTATTCTGCGAGTTCAAACTTAGAATATATTGTAAATAACGGTACTACAACGGGTCACGTTATGAAGCACATGTTCTTTGTGGTTTTAGGTTTGGCAATCATGCGATTGGTGGGAACCGTGAAATATGAATACATGGGAAAACTCAGCAGTATTATGTTGGGTTTAATGATTATTCTATTGATTGTCACGATGTTTACCGGACAAACCATTGACGGAGCGAGTGCTTCAAGATGGTTGAAAATTCCGGGAACACCCATTTCATTTCAGCCTTCGTCTTTTGCTTTTTTAATGTTGATTATTTATCTGTGTAGATATTTAACGAAGAAAATAACAAGAGAAAGGCTTCCGATTGAGAACATTATGTACATTTTCGGGCCGATTTTATTGGTTTTTGTATTGGTGGCGAAAGATAACGGTTCTACAGCTTTGATGATTTTAATGGTTTCGGTTATTGTTTTGATTATCGGACAGTTAGATTGGAAGTACATTGCAGGTTTTATCTCGGCATCATTTGTTGCGATTGCATTGTTTCTATTAATTGCATTAAATACAAATATGATTGGCGGAAACCGTGTACATACATGGATGAGCCGTATCGAAACCTTTACGTCGAGCAAAGCAAAATCTGCCGATGTTGATGATGAAAGTGTAAAAGCTAAAAATTATCAGGTAATGCAGGCAAAAGCCGCCATCGTTCACGGTGGAATTACCGGAATGGGACCAGGGAAATCTGCTTTAAAACAAATGCTTCCGCAATCTGCATCCGATTTTATTTTTGCAGTTATTGTAGAAGAATATGGTTTAATCGGAGCCGGATTTCTGATCAGTATGTATCTGATTATGATTGTAAGGATTGTGATGATTGCAAGTAAAATGCCCGCATTTTTCGGCTCGTTGCTCGTTCTCAGTCTCGGTGTGATGATCTTCATACAATTGGCAGTAAATATTGCCGTTGCTGTGAATCTGATTCCAGTTACAGGACAGCCACTGCCGCTGATAAGTTATGGGGGAACATCCATGTTGGTAACGTACATCCAGCTTGGAATTATTTTAAATATAAGTTCAAGAATACAGATCTACGATGAAGAAGGAATGGGCAAAAAACAAAGCATTGTCGAAATAAACGACATTGCATAA
- the murD gene encoding UDP-N-acetylmuramoyl-L-alanine--D-glutamate ligase gives MKIVVLGGGESGCGAAYLAKKKGLEVFLSDKGAIKDHYKQFLTENDIEFEEGNHDEERILNADWIVKSPGIPKKTEMIIKIQEKGIRLSSEIEFASEFTDAKIIAITGSNGKTTTTSLIYHILKNEGLNVGLGGNIGHSFAKQVADENHEYYVLEVSSFQLDDIQNFRPYISLLLNLSKDHLDQYNYNYEEYALAKFRITENQENDNFFIYNKDDEMSKNILEKFEIKAKMIPFSTKEKLNEGGFVNEDKIVVKLKDEFSMKIEELSLLGNHNVANSLAASIAGKILEINNESIRNSLMTFQAVEHRLELVTEIEGVKYINDSKATNVNATYYALESMKNPTVWIVGGLDKGNDYTEIEDLVKRKVKAIVCLGIDNQKIIDFFKNKKELIYSTSSMEEAVKTSKALAKKGDTVLLSPCCASFDLFKSYEDRGHQFKKQVLK, from the coding sequence ATGAAAATAGTTGTTTTAGGAGGTGGCGAAAGTGGATGTGGTGCTGCTTATTTGGCTAAGAAAAAAGGTTTGGAAGTATTTCTTTCAGACAAAGGTGCCATTAAGGATCATTACAAACAGTTTTTAACGGAAAATGATATTGAATTTGAGGAGGGAAACCATGATGAGGAAAGAATTCTCAATGCAGACTGGATTGTAAAAAGTCCAGGAATTCCTAAAAAGACAGAAATGATTATCAAAATTCAAGAGAAAGGAATCAGACTTTCTTCTGAAATTGAATTTGCATCTGAATTTACAGACGCAAAAATCATTGCCATCACAGGAAGCAACGGAAAAACAACGACAACGTCTTTAATCTATCACATCCTGAAAAATGAAGGATTGAATGTTGGTTTAGGCGGAAATATTGGCCACAGTTTTGCAAAACAAGTTGCCGATGAGAACCATGAATATTATGTTTTGGAGGTAAGCTCTTTCCAGTTGGATGATATTCAGAATTTCAGACCGTATATTTCTTTATTGTTGAATTTGTCGAAAGATCATTTAGATCAGTACAATTACAACTACGAAGAATATGCTTTGGCTAAATTCAGAATAACTGAAAATCAGGAAAATGACAATTTTTTCATCTACAATAAAGATGATGAAATGAGCAAAAATATTCTTGAAAAATTTGAAATTAAAGCGAAAATGATTCCTTTTTCAACCAAAGAAAAATTGAATGAAGGAGGTTTTGTAAATGAAGATAAAATTGTGGTGAAACTAAAAGACGAATTCTCGATGAAAATTGAAGAATTGTCTTTATTGGGAAATCACAATGTTGCCAACAGTTTAGCGGCTTCAATTGCAGGTAAAATATTGGAAATCAATAATGAAAGCATTAGAAATTCATTGATGACTTTCCAGGCGGTTGAGCACAGATTGGAACTTGTTACGGAAATTGAAGGGGTAAAATACATCAACGACAGCAAAGCAACCAATGTAAACGCAACTTATTATGCTTTAGAAAGCATGAAAAACCCTACAGTTTGGATTGTTGGAGGTTTAGATAAAGGAAACGACTATACTGAAATTGAAGATTTAGTTAAAAGAAAAGTAAAAGCAATTGTTTGTTTAGGAATTGATAATCAGAAAATTATCGACTTTTTCAAAAACAAAAAAGAATTGATTTACAGCACTTCAAGCATGGAAGAAGCGGTGAAAACTTCAAAAGCTTTAGCAAAAAAGGGTGATACGGTTTTACTTTCACCTTGTTGTGCAAGTTTTGATCTTTTCAAAAGCTACGAAGACAGAGGTCATCAGTTTAAAAAGCAAGTATTAAAATAA
- the mraY gene encoding phospho-N-acetylmuramoyl-pentapeptide-transferase, with the protein MLYYLYEYLTSQGIHIPGMGMLRYISFRAGMAVLLSLTIALVYGKSIINYLRGKQMGELVRDLGLDGQKQKEGTPTMGGFIIIIATLIPVLLFTRITNIYIVLLIVTVIWMGAIGFIDDYLKKIKKNKDGLSGKFKIVGQVGLGLIIGVTMYFHPDITVKRKYADAKVVNRNNVEQNFMPTEKITVSTVPFTKNNEFDYSGILFWMNDKDAHEWAWIVFIPIVIFIVTAVSNGANITDGIDGLAAGTSTIILLALAFFAYVSGNIIFADYLNIMFLPNMGETTIFAVAMVGAVIGFFWYNTYPAQVFMGDTGSLMLGGVIAVLAVILRKELMIPVLCGIFLIENISVMLQVVVFKYRKRKFGLEYAQNNRLFKMSPLHHHYQKDGFHESKIVNRMIIIGVMLAIVCLITLKMR; encoded by the coding sequence ATGTTATACTATCTATACGAATATTTAACGAGCCAAGGCATCCATATTCCTGGAATGGGAATGTTGAGGTACATTTCGTTTCGTGCAGGAATGGCTGTTTTACTTTCATTAACGATTGCCCTCGTTTATGGAAAAAGCATCATCAATTACCTGAGAGGAAAACAAATGGGCGAGTTAGTTCGTGATTTGGGATTAGACGGACAAAAACAAAAAGAAGGAACGCCTACAATGGGAGGTTTCATCATCATTATTGCTACTTTAATTCCGGTATTGCTGTTTACAAGAATTACCAATATTTACATCGTTCTTTTGATTGTAACGGTAATTTGGATGGGAGCGATTGGTTTTATAGATGATTATTTAAAGAAAATAAAGAAAAATAAAGACGGGTTAAGCGGAAAATTCAAAATTGTAGGTCAGGTCGGTTTAGGGCTAATTATCGGGGTTACAATGTATTTCCATCCGGATATTACGGTTAAAAGAAAATATGCAGATGCAAAAGTAGTCAACAGAAATAATGTTGAACAAAACTTTATGCCAACAGAAAAAATTACAGTTTCCACTGTTCCTTTTACCAAAAATAACGAGTTCGACTACAGCGGAATTTTATTTTGGATGAATGACAAAGATGCCCATGAATGGGCATGGATTGTTTTTATTCCTATCGTTATTTTTATTGTAACGGCTGTTTCAAATGGAGCAAATATTACCGACGGAATCGACGGACTCGCCGCAGGAACGAGTACCATTATTCTTTTGGCGCTTGCCTTTTTCGCCTACGTTTCCGGGAATATTATTTTTGCGGATTATCTCAACATTATGTTCCTCCCGAATATGGGTGAAACCACCATTTTTGCCGTCGCAATGGTAGGTGCAGTAATCGGATTTTTCTGGTATAATACTTATCCTGCGCAGGTTTTCATGGGAGATACCGGAAGTTTGATGTTGGGTGGTGTGATTGCTGTTTTGGCGGTTATTTTAAGAAAAGAACTGATGATTCCTGTGCTTTGCGGAATTTTCTTAATTGAAAATATCTCAGTAATGCTTCAGGTAGTTGTCTTTAAATACAGAAAAAGAAAATTCGGGTTGGAATATGCCCAAAATAATAGATTGTTTAAAATGTCTCCGCTGCATCATCATTATCAGAAAGACGGTTTTCACGAAAGTAAAATCGTTAACAGGATGATTATCATTGGGGTTATGTTGGCAATCGTGTGTCTCATTACATTGAAGATGAGATAG
- a CDS encoding four helix bundle protein, whose product MTKNFENFPVYIKSLELIEKVYQFLRSKGLEKEFEFNNQIKRASFSISNNIAEGSEYNNNRQFIKYLKIAKGSCAEVRSMMIVSKRLKLGDENAAEEIINLSREISSNISNFIRYLKENIERT is encoded by the coding sequence ATGACTAAAAATTTTGAAAATTTTCCGGTTTATATAAAGAGTTTAGAATTGATTGAGAAAGTCTATCAATTTCTAAGATCTAAAGGTTTAGAAAAAGAATTTGAATTTAATAATCAAATAAAAAGAGCCAGTTTTTCAATATCAAATAATATTGCTGAAGGCTCAGAATATAATAATAACAGACAATTTATTAAATATTTAAAAATTGCAAAAGGCAGTTGTGCTGAAGTAAGAAGCATGATGATTGTAAGTAAAAGGTTGAAACTAGGAGATGAAAATGCAGCGGAAGAAATAATCAATCTCTCAAGAGAAATTTCTTCTAATATTTCAAACTTTATTAGGTATTTAAAAGAGAATATTGAGAGAACTTAG